The Flavobacterium sp. HJ-32-4 genome contains a region encoding:
- a CDS encoding MoxR family ATPase, producing MSDVTAIQQLVDKRNALKKEIAKVIVGQEEVVDQILTSIFSGGHALLVGVPGLAKTLMVNTISQALGLDFKRIQFTPDLMPSDILGSEILDENRQFKFIKGPVFANIILADEINRTPPKTQAALLEAMQERAVTIAGHNYKLDLPYFVLATQNPIEQEGTYPLPEAQLDRFMFSIKLDYPTFEEEVQVVKSTTSDKSQSIQPLFSAQEIIDFQHLIRRIPVADNVIEYAVSLVSKTRPDNKMATDIVRNYVDWGAGPRASQNLILAAKANAAFNGKFSPDIEDVRAVAIGILRHRVVKNYKADAEGMSIEKIIASLY from the coding sequence ATGTCTGACGTTACGGCTATACAACAGTTGGTAGACAAGCGCAATGCGCTGAAGAAAGAAATCGCAAAAGTCATTGTAGGGCAGGAGGAGGTCGTCGACCAGATCCTGACCAGTATTTTTTCGGGTGGACACGCGCTGTTGGTCGGTGTGCCCGGATTGGCGAAGACGCTGATGGTCAACACGATTTCGCAGGCACTTGGCCTCGATTTCAAGCGGATACAGTTTACGCCCGACCTGATGCCGTCAGATATCCTCGGTAGTGAGATACTCGACGAAAACCGCCAGTTTAAATTCATCAAGGGCCCTGTTTTTGCCAACATCATCCTAGCGGATGAGATCAACCGTACGCCACCTAAAACACAGGCGGCCCTTTTGGAGGCGATGCAGGAACGTGCGGTAACCATCGCCGGACATAACTACAAGCTCGATTTGCCCTACTTCGTATTGGCGACCCAAAACCCGATCGAGCAGGAAGGAACGTATCCCCTTCCGGAAGCCCAGCTTGACCGTTTCATGTTCTCCATAAAACTCGATTATCCTACCTTCGAAGAGGAAGTGCAGGTAGTGAAGAGCACGACATCCGACAAAAGCCAATCCATCCAGCCGTTGTTTTCGGCCCAGGAAATCATCGACTTCCAACACCTGATCCGTCGCATCCCGGTGGCGGATAATGTGATTGAGTATGCCGTGTCATTGGTGAGTAAGACCCGTCCCGACAACAAAATGGCGACCGATATCGTTCGGAACTACGTTGATTGGGGCGCCGGGCCTCGCGCATCGCAAAATCTTATACTCGCTGCCAAAGCAAACGCGGCCTTTAATGGAAAGTTTTCGCCCGATATCGAAGATGTGCGTGCGGTGGCCATCGGCATCCTGCGTCACCGGGTGGTGAAAAATTACAAGGCCGATGCAGAGGGCATGTCGATCGAAAAGATCATCGCTTCTTTGTATTGA
- a CDS encoding peptidylprolyl isomerase, with product MKFIKSPKLLVAFLVLSSLTVSAQEIIRDTVPAAKKTGQRQKVDGIVATVGSYLILYSDIDKARVEITASGESAKDITDCQLLGKLMEDRLYAHQATQDSITVSDAELNAQMEERIAAMLEQLGPGSTVDKLVKLYKKDSEADFRSEFLEILKLNRLSSEMTKKIIDKIEITPEEVRNFFKRIPKDELPVFNDEIEVAQIVIKPKVSEDEKQKVIERLKEFKRQVLAGESSFFSKAVLYSQDPGSKSNGGFYKMTRKTPFIKEFKDVAFSLGEGEISEPFETIYGFHIILVEKIRGQEVDLRHILLTPKITDAAMQEAKEKAINIRNKIVGGEISFADAARSESDEKETRANGGQLVNPRTLDTKFELTKMDPSLYSQVSGLQTGEVSQPIQDQDETTQRIWKLIMVTNRIPSHTADYAKDYLKIKELALKEKQIREVGKWMAEKIKDTYVKVNGDFRDCPFTNNWLKK from the coding sequence ATGAAATTTATAAAAAGCCCTAAACTGCTGGTTGCCTTTCTGGTACTGTCATCCTTGACCGTATCGGCGCAGGAGATTATCCGCGACACCGTGCCGGCAGCCAAAAAGACCGGGCAACGCCAGAAAGTGGATGGCATCGTGGCTACGGTAGGAAGCTACCTGATTCTCTATTCGGACATCGATAAGGCACGTGTGGAAATCACCGCTTCCGGCGAATCCGCAAAAGACATTACCGATTGCCAGTTACTCGGGAAGCTGATGGAGGACCGTTTGTATGCCCACCAGGCTACGCAGGACAGTATCACGGTCAGTGACGCCGAACTCAACGCCCAAATGGAAGAGCGTATCGCGGCCATGCTTGAACAACTCGGCCCCGGTTCGACCGTCGATAAACTGGTGAAACTGTACAAAAAAGACTCTGAGGCCGATTTCCGTTCCGAATTTCTCGAAATCCTGAAGCTCAACCGCCTCAGCAGCGAGATGACAAAGAAAATCATCGATAAGATCGAGATCACGCCGGAAGAAGTGCGTAATTTCTTCAAACGGATTCCAAAAGACGAGTTGCCGGTCTTCAATGACGAAATCGAGGTGGCGCAAATCGTCATCAAACCAAAAGTGTCGGAAGACGAAAAACAGAAAGTAATTGAACGACTTAAAGAGTTCAAACGACAGGTGCTGGCGGGTGAGTCAAGCTTTTTCAGTAAAGCGGTACTCTACTCACAGGATCCAGGTTCGAAATCGAATGGTGGTTTTTACAAAATGACCCGTAAAACCCCTTTCATCAAGGAATTTAAGGATGTGGCGTTCAGTTTGGGAGAAGGGGAGATATCGGAACCGTTTGAGACTATTTACGGATTCCATATCATCCTGGTAGAAAAAATACGCGGACAGGAAGTCGACCTTCGCCATATCCTCCTGACACCTAAAATCACCGATGCGGCGATGCAGGAGGCTAAGGAGAAAGCCATCAACATCCGCAACAAAATAGTCGGGGGCGAGATTTCTTTCGCCGATGCGGCACGCAGTGAATCGGATGAGAAAGAAACCCGTGCGAATGGCGGACAATTGGTAAACCCACGTACACTGGATACCAAGTTCGAACTGACGAAAATGGACCCGTCCCTTTACAGTCAGGTATCCGGCCTGCAGACGGGTGAGGTGTCCCAACCCATCCAGGATCAGGACGAAACCACCCAACGTATCTGGAAACTGATCATGGTCACCAACCGCATTCCGTCGCATACGGCGGATTACGCAAAAGATTACCTCAAAATCAAAGAACTCGCCCTTAAGGAGAAACAGATTCGTGAAGTAGGGAAGTGGATGGCAGAGAAAATAAAGGACACTTACGTGAAAGTCAACGGCGACTTCCGCGATTGCCCCTTCACGAATAACTGGCTCAAGAAATAA